CATTCCTAGGGGCTACAGAAGTCATCTATTCTAATCCTAAACGTGAGAATACGTTTGGAGAGAATAAGGTTGTTATCCAATGCTTGATGCTTATATATCGCGATGGAACTGTGACTAAAATTTCCGGATCACTCGTACGAGGTAAAGAGGCAGAGGCTCTGCGGCGTGGAGAAATTAAGCAAATTCGAGCAGTATTGGCATGAAAATCGAGGGGCGGGTTTAGGCTCGCCCTTATCTTTTTCTCCAAATATAAGAAAGTATAAGTTTCACGTTATTCATTATCCTTATATTTCTCGCATAAACGCTTACCGTCCTTAAAGGACGCCGAAGGCGTTTTAGCTTGAACCCGAAAAATGGAACCTATAATCCGAAATTCAATACCTTACGGAGACAGGCAAAAGCAAATACAATGAATACATAGATATTGTAAGCGCTTTATACAAGAGCGGATATAGAGATTCTGGAGGTCCATATGATGGAGAAAAGAACAAATGGGGAAGTAAGCCCAGCGATGAAGCCTCAATTTGCGGGCAATTTCGAAACCGGTAAAGTAAATCGTATTCCGCTTTGGAAGAGGTTCGTTACCCAGCGACATTTGCAGACCATGGCACTGCTTGGTGTAATCTGGATGATTATTTTTAACTATATTCCGATGTATAGCATTATTATCGCCTTCAAGGAGTACAACATCGTCAAGCCAATCTCGGAAGCCCCTTGGGTCGGTCTTGCGAATTTCAAAGAGTTCCTGGCGGACGATAATTTTGTGTATGTAATGAAGAATACGCTAGGCATCAGCTTAATTAAACTGTTGATCTTTCCGCTGCCGATCATATTCGCCCTCTTTTTGAACGAAGTTCGATCCGTTCGCTTTAAGAAGAGTATTCAGACGATATCGTATCTGCCCCACTTCCTGTCTTGGGTCGTTCTTGGTGGGATTCTCGCCACTTGGCTGGCAGATGTGGGCATCATCAACAATATCTTGATGGCGCTGCATGTGATCGACCAGCCGATTTCGTTCCTGGCTGAACCGAAATATTTTTGGACCATTATTATTACCTCGGATTTATGGAAGGAGCTGGGTTGGTCAGCGATCATCTATCTGGCTGCCATTACCAGCATATCTCCCGAAATGTATGAAGCGGCCACCATCGACGGTGCCGGAAGATTCCAGAAAATGTGGTATGTTACCGTACCGACCATCAAAGGAACGATCAGCATCTTGTTTATTCTGGCGGTGAGCGGTGTACTGAACTCCAATTTTGACCAGATCATGGTACTTCGCAATTCGCTAAATGACAGCGCGAGCAATGTGATTGACTACTATGTTTACTATACCGGTCTGCTCTCGGCCCGCTTCTCGTATTCAGCCGCTATCGGGGTGTTCAAATCGGTTATCTCGCTCATTCTGTTGCTGATTGCCAACCAAGTATCTAAAAAACTCAACGATACCTCGTTGTTTTAGGCCAAGGGGGACCTGTACATGATTACACTGAATCGCAGAACCAAGGGCGAAGTCGTCTTTGATATAGTAAACAATATTGGAATGCTTTGTATTTGCTTCGTTACGCTGTATCCGATCTGGTATGTGCTGATTAATGCTTTTAATGACGGAAAAGATGCTATGCTGGGCGGGATTTACTGGATTCCGCGCAAGTTTTCGTTGGAGAACTTTAGTGCCGTGTTCGATAGCCCAGGTATTATGAGGGCGATGTGGATTACGGTAGCCAAAACACTTCTCGGCGTAGGTCTGCATGTGTTCTTTACGGCGATGGTTGCTTATGCGGTTTCCCGCAGGGAACTGATTGGGGGCAGATTCTACATCCTGTTAGGTACGATAACCATGATCTTCGGAGCCGGACTTATTCCGACGTACCTACTCATCAAAGATCTTCATCTGCTGGAAAATTTTCTGGTCTATATTATTCCGGTCATGTTCAGCTTCTTCGATCTAATCATCTTCATGACGTTCTTCCGGGATATTCCTGATGGTCTGGAGGAAGCGGCGCGTATTGACGGAGCCAATGACTGGTCCATCTTCCTGCGGATTGTCCTACCGGTCTCCTTACCCGTACTGGCTACTATTGCGCTGTTCCATGGCGTTTACCAATGGAATGATTATTTTACCGGAATGATTTATATGAACAATGAAAGCATGCAACCGATTCAAACATTCCTGTACCGGGTTGTCGCCCAGTCCAGCTCCAATCTGATGATGACTGCCGTACAGGGAAGCGCCGTGACCAGAACGGTGACCTCACAGTCCATCAAGCTGGCTACCATGGTCGTTACAACACTTCCGATCGTCTTTGCTTACCCGTTCCTGCAACGTTATTTCGTCAAAGGGATGATGATTGGCTCCATCAAGGGCTAAGTGCCGGTCGCACTTCACCCGAACTAGCGGTAACTCCTCCGAACCGCTCCCGCAGTCTTGGAGTTATAAATTATATTATTAATCAATCTCAGAAAAGGGGTAAACAAGCATGGACATGAAAAGAAAGCCAAAGAAAATAATGCTAATGCTTATGGCAGCAATCATGGTTCTGTCCGTAGCGGGCTGTTCCGGCAACAATGGCAACGCCGCAAACAAAGGTAATTCCGCAAACAAGACTGAAGGTAACACAGCAGAGGCGACAGCTACAACAGCACCAGAAGCTACAGCATTATCCGCTGATGAACCGGGTTGGAAATCCGACACATCACCAATTACGTTTGACTGGTACCTGAACTTTGCCTGGTTCCCTAATAAATGGGGTGTGGATCCAACTTCCCAATATATCACTAAGAAAACCGGTGTTGACATTAACTTTATCGTTCCAGCCGGTAATGAAAATGAAAAACTGAACACGCTGATTGCTTCCGGTAAACTGCCGGACTTCATTACACTGGGCTGGTATGAAGATGCCGTTAAGAAAATGATTGAAGGCAATCTCGTGCTTCCTCTGAACAAACTCGCCGAAGAATACGATCCGTACTTCTTCAAAGTATCTGACCCTGACAAACTGGGATGGTACACACAAGCTGACGGCAATGTATACGGTTATCCGAATGCTTCTTCCTCACCTAAAGATTTCGAGAAATATGGTGATACTTATGTATCCAACCAAACCTTCGTAGTCCGCAAAGATATTTATGAAGCGATTGGCAGCCCTGATATGCGCACACCGGAAGGATTCGTGGCCGCGCTGAAGGCAGCTAAAGAGAAATTCCCCGAAATCGACGGTCAACCGATGATTCCGCTCGGTCTGCACGAATTTACCGCAACCGGTAACGATTCTCTGGAACAATACATTCAGAACTACTTAGCTATTCCAAGAGAAAAAGACGGCAAGCTGTATAACCGTGAGATTGACCCTGAATATATCCGCTGGATGAAAACTTTGCGTCAAGCGAACCAAGACGGCTTGCTTTCTAAAGATATCTTTATTGACAAACGTCCTCAAATGGAAGAAAAAATCGCTCAAGGCCGTTACTTCTCGATGCTGTACCAACGTACTGACTTTGTACCCCAACAGGGAACTCTGTACCAGCAAGACCCAAACAAAGTTTATATCGCAGTTGACGGACCGGCTAATACCAACCTGGATGCGCCTACTCTGAACGGCCCTGCCATTTCCGGCTGGACAGTAACGCTGATCTCCAAAGATGTTAAAGACAAAGCACGCGCCATTAAATTCCTCAGTTACCTGAACAGTGAAGAAGGCAACAAAGACCTCTATCTTGGCGAAAAAGGCGTCAGCTATGATACAATTGACGGCAAAGACCAATTTAAGCCAGAAGTCTTTGATATGATGAATAAAGACCGTGCGGCATTCGACAAGAAATATGGTTCTTCCTTTACGTTCTGGATGCTGATGAATACTAATATTACAGCACAATGGACACCAAAATCTGTAGAGCCTTTCAAACAGCTTGAAGACTGGACTCGCGGAAAAACGAAAAGTATCTCCGAGTTTGACCAAATCGATCCGTTGGCAAGCTCCCCTGAGGGCATCATCTTATCTAAAATCAAAGATTTGCGCAGCAAAATGCTACCAAAGCTTTTGATGGCTCCATCCGATGCTGAATTTGATTCCATCTGGACAGATTACATCAAGAAGCAAGAGGATCTGGGTCTGGCTAAAGTGCAAGCCTTCCAGCAAACAAAATATGAAGAGAATAAGGTAAAACTCTCTCAAAAATAAAATAAACATGACCCAATCGCCCGCTAATGCGGGCGATTGGGTTATTTTCAATCTATAATATGGTATAGATATTAAATATGTTAAATATTCACTATTTTAGCGAGGTGGACAGGACAGAAGTGTATAGAGTGAATAGGCGAGAGCGAACCAGAGCATTATGGCATTCTTTTAGTTATTGGTGGGGGCGAAGATCCCTTCAGAGTCGTTTGATTGCAGCCTATGTTTTTATTATTTTAGGCCCGTGCTTACTGGTATCCGTCTACTTCTATGAGTCTATCAATAATACCTATCTTAGAGGTGCCATCGAGAAGAATGATTATTTGTTGCAAATGGAAAAATTACATATTTATAATCAAATTGAGGCGA
The window above is part of the Paenibacillus sp. FSL K6-0276 genome. Proteins encoded here:
- a CDS encoding ABC transporter permease subunit: MKPQFAGNFETGKVNRIPLWKRFVTQRHLQTMALLGVIWMIIFNYIPMYSIIIAFKEYNIVKPISEAPWVGLANFKEFLADDNFVYVMKNTLGISLIKLLIFPLPIIFALFLNEVRSVRFKKSIQTISYLPHFLSWVVLGGILATWLADVGIINNILMALHVIDQPISFLAEPKYFWTIIITSDLWKELGWSAIIYLAAITSISPEMYEAATIDGAGRFQKMWYVTVPTIKGTISILFILAVSGVLNSNFDQIMVLRNSLNDSASNVIDYYVYYTGLLSARFSYSAAIGVFKSVISLILLLIANQVSKKLNDTSLF
- a CDS encoding carbohydrate ABC transporter permease gives rise to the protein MITLNRRTKGEVVFDIVNNIGMLCICFVTLYPIWYVLINAFNDGKDAMLGGIYWIPRKFSLENFSAVFDSPGIMRAMWITVAKTLLGVGLHVFFTAMVAYAVSRRELIGGRFYILLGTITMIFGAGLIPTYLLIKDLHLLENFLVYIIPVMFSFFDLIIFMTFFRDIPDGLEEAARIDGANDWSIFLRIVLPVSLPVLATIALFHGVYQWNDYFTGMIYMNNESMQPIQTFLYRVVAQSSSNLMMTAVQGSAVTRTVTSQSIKLATMVVTTLPIVFAYPFLQRYFVKGMMIGSIKG
- a CDS encoding extracellular solute-binding protein, producing the protein MDMKRKPKKIMLMLMAAIMVLSVAGCSGNNGNAANKGNSANKTEGNTAEATATTAPEATALSADEPGWKSDTSPITFDWYLNFAWFPNKWGVDPTSQYITKKTGVDINFIVPAGNENEKLNTLIASGKLPDFITLGWYEDAVKKMIEGNLVLPLNKLAEEYDPYFFKVSDPDKLGWYTQADGNVYGYPNASSSPKDFEKYGDTYVSNQTFVVRKDIYEAIGSPDMRTPEGFVAALKAAKEKFPEIDGQPMIPLGLHEFTATGNDSLEQYIQNYLAIPREKDGKLYNREIDPEYIRWMKTLRQANQDGLLSKDIFIDKRPQMEEKIAQGRYFSMLYQRTDFVPQQGTLYQQDPNKVYIAVDGPANTNLDAPTLNGPAISGWTVTLISKDVKDKARAIKFLSYLNSEEGNKDLYLGEKGVSYDTIDGKDQFKPEVFDMMNKDRAAFDKKYGSSFTFWMLMNTNITAQWTPKSVEPFKQLEDWTRGKTKSISEFDQIDPLASSPEGIILSKIKDLRSKMLPKLLMAPSDAEFDSIWTDYIKKQEDLGLAKVQAFQQTKYEENKVKLSQK